TGTTCAGTTGGTGATCGTGGGGTTCCAGCTCCCAGCCAAGTATCAGCTTCATCGTTGGAAGGAGATGCTGCTGTGCCTGATCCCTAACATGACCCTCATGTGGCTCTGTACCTCCGGCTGCGTTCTATTGGCGATCCCCAAGCTTAACTTTGTAAGTCCCAGGCAGGGCTGTCAGGACTGAAAGCTAACATGCTCCTCGCGCAGCTCTCTGCACTTGTTATAGGCTCCTGCGTCACTTCGACCGACCCCATCCTTTCCCAGGCTATTGCCAAAGGGCCCTTTGCCGACCGATACGTCGCCCGCGATATGCGCGAAATCATATCTTCTGAGGCCGGTGCCAACGATGGGTTTGGATTCCCCTTCCTGATGTTAGCGACCTACCTGTTGCGGTATACACAGGGGGGTCCGGATCAGGACCACTCGGCCCATTCTCATGTCGCGCGCTCAGGCGATGTAGGGCATATGCACGGTGGGCCTGGAAAGGCGATAGAGATGTGGATTGCCGAGACGTGGGCCTACTACATCATCCTAGGCATGGCGTATGGCGCCACTGTGGGGTATACTAGCATGTATCTGCTACGATACAGCCTCCGAAAGTAAGGCGGGCTTGTCCCCGATACCTTCATTTGAAGATGCTAACAAGCTCCAGGAAGTGGATAGACGGCGAATGCTACGTGCTGTTCCCGGCTGCGTTGGGAGTAAGTCCTTGTCACGCATCTCGTGTTCATTGCTAATCCCAGCATCAGTTGTTCCTCCTTGGAACCTGCGGTTGCATCGGAACTAACGACCTGCTCGCCTGTTTCTCCGCCGGCAGTGCCCTAAACTGGGACGGGGGCTATCTGGCGGAGACTGAAGCCCGTCACGACGAAGTCAATTCATGCATCGACGGTCTCCTCAACTTTGGGGGATTCATGTATATTGGAGCCGTCATTCCGTGGGACGACTTCCACCAGCCAGACACTACAGGAATCACCTATCCCcggctcatcctcctcggcgtcatcgttcttctcttccggcGTATACCCAGCACGCTTGCTCTGTACAAGTTTATGCCCAAGGTCTGCAAGAACTGGAAGGAGGCCTTGTTCATGGGCTACTTTGGACCCATCGGTAGGTCAATACTTGGTTTATCGGGACTGTTATTAATGCGTTGCCAGGAATCGGTGCTGTCTTCTACGCCGAGCATGCCGCTCACCTGTTCCCTGCTGTGGGGGAGGGCAGTTCCATCGAGGCCCGCTTGATGCGCGCCCTCAAACCAAGTGAGCCCGAACCACCCAGTCTTAATACTCTTCTAACCTATACCTCAGCAATATACTGGCTCGTGATATTCtctatcttcatccacggcctctccatccccctcctAAGCATTCTGT
The nucleotide sequence above comes from Aspergillus puulaauensis MK2 DNA, chromosome 3, nearly complete sequence. Encoded proteins:
- a CDS encoding uncharacterized protein (COG:P;~EggNog:ENOG410PJQZ;~InterPro:IPR006153,IPR038770;~PFAM:PF00999;~TransMembrane:9 (o6-28i35-53o73-93i105-128o236-259i271-293o360-380i392-410o438-460i);~antiSMASH:Cluster_3.1;~go_component: GO:0016021 - integral component of membrane [Evidence IEA];~go_function: GO:0015299 - solute:proton antiporter activity [Evidence IEA];~go_process: GO:0006812 - cation transport [Evidence IEA];~go_process: GO:0055085 - transmembrane transport [Evidence IEA]); protein product: MPTLNVSELNVVISVLGAFIILFALISVKVKTQWYLGEALPAVVVGIILGPYAAKFLEATEWGSAIQGQQDAITLGLCRVVIGVQLVIVGFQLPAKYQLHRWKEMLLCLIPNMTLMWLCTSGCVLLAIPKLNFLSALVIGSCVTSTDPILSQAIAKGPFADRYVARDMREIISSEAGANDGFGFPFLMLATYLLRYTQGGPDQDHSAHSHVARSGDVGHMHGGPGKAIEMWIAETWAYYIILGMAYGATVGYTSMYLLRYSLRKKWIDGECYVLFPAALGLFLLGTCGCIGTNDLLACFSAGSALNWDGGYLAETEARHDEVNSCIDGLLNFGGFMYIGAVIPWDDFHQPDTTGITYPRLILLGVIVLLFRRIPSTLALYKFMPKVCKNWKEALFMGYFGPIGIGAVFYAEHAAHLFPAVGEGSSIEARLMRALKPTIYWLVIFSIFIHGLSIPLLSILYKLFNVPPEVDPLGPAEVRPLSYNQTLPPNSFLHSKRRSILLYNRFSRTKFPSNLGWNLPHFRSNNSSRTTDHNPLVEEFQLQPVNERHRPETSNVV